The following DNA comes from Candidatus Edwardsbacteria bacterium.
AGCGCTATCGACCTCCACCGGATGATAATTCATGGAATCGCTAAGGATGACCGGTGCACTCAGTTCCTGGTTCAAGACCATGTTGAATGACTGCCGGGAAAGCTCCACCGCATTCTGCATGCGGATAAGCTGGGGCTGCATATTCGAAAGTTGGACCTCAGCCCGTAACAGATCGTAGCGGGAGACCATCCCCTTTTGATATAAAGCCTGCACTCGCGTCACATGTTTTTCTATGGAAGATACCGCCTCCCGAGTGACATCATAGGCACTTTGGGCCAGCAGCAGTCCGTAATAAGCTTGTTTGACTGTATAGATCACTCCGGCCCTGGCGCTGTCGTAAGATTCTTCAGCCCTTTGATGATTCAAACGGCTTATCTGATAGCCCTGCCATATTTTCCCGCCGGTATAAACCGGCCAACTGGCGGACAATTTACCGGTATAGGTGTTACCGATTTTATCTGACGATATCACCCCGCTGGACATGGAAACGATATAGTCAGTAGAAGCATGGGTGCCGCTGTCCAAGACAGGCAGATAATATGTGGGGCCTGGCTTCATGTCCATCAGGCTGTTCATCCTCATGATGCTGCCGGAGGCCGAAAGTTGGGGGACCAGATACCCCCTGGCAGTCATTAGCTGGCCCTCGGCGGCACTGACCCTATATTCAACCATTTTCAGGCCGGCATTTTGTTTTAGAGCTATGTCTATGGCTTGGTTCAGAGACAGATTTTCGGCCCTGGCAACGGATGCAAGCAACAGCACTATCGCGATGACTTTTCCCATTTTTTATTTCTTTCCTTTTAATGCACAATTGGATATACCATTTAGGTACAGATTTGTAAGGAATTTTAAATCTTCTTTATTATTAACTTTCCGCTGGTGCCAGAACGAACTCATGGCATTACCATGTATCAAATTAAAGAATGCTGCTGCCGCTTTCTCGGTATCGATCTTGCCGAATAGGCCCTGGCGGATCCCGTCCTGTAACACCCCGGATACCAATTTGATCAAGTTCTTGAAATTTTTCTGCATTTTTTCCTGCATTTGGTGCATCAGCACTCCAGGTTGGTTGCGGGTCATCAATTGCATTAGGTCCACGTTCTCCTCAAACAGGCACAGCATGTTTTTTACCAATTCCGATATTTTTATAGGCGGGGGAAGGTCGCTTTGGCAGGTTTTCTGGACGACATTTTCCAGGTTGCCGATCGCCTCTTCCAGTACCGAGAAAAACAGGTCATCTTTGTTCTCAAAATGCCCGTATATCGTGCCCTTGGCCAACTCCGCTTTCACGGCAATCTCATCTAAGGTGGTTTCGTGGAGACCCTTTTCGGCGAATATCCTTCTGGCCGCCTTCAGTATCTCGGAGCGTCGGGCCAATTTTTCCCTTTCTTTGCGGGGCATCTTTTCTAGTGTATGCTCTATCATCTTTTATCCCTCTGTTCCTTAAAATATGCTTATGCCCAGATATTTCTTGGGATTATTCTTCATGTCCTTGATAAGCTGGTTCAGCTCATCGGAAGATTCCTTCAGTTTTTTATACATCTCCTCGTCCTTGGATAGTTTTCCCAATGTTCCCTCCCCCCTTTCCACCCGGGAGAGAATAACATCCAGCCGCCTAGAGGTGGAATCCAGGGTGTTATATATACCCGGCTCCCGCAGCAGCTTGCCCAGGCTGCCCTGTCCCCGCCTCAGGCTGTCGGAAATAACGTTAACATTGGCCAGCGTTTGATTAAGGTTTTTATACAGGGCGGGATCCTTTATCAGCATAGCCAAAGAGCCCTGGCCTGATTTTATTGCTAGCATCAAGTGGTTGAGGGTCACTAAAACGGAATCCAGATTGGTATACAGCCGGGGATCATCTATCATCTTGCCCAGCGTCCCGGTGCCCTTTTCCACTTTCTTCATTATCGCGTTCAGGGAGTAGGCGGTGGACATCAGCGTGTCGGATATCTCGGCGACCCTGGCCAGTATTTCCTCCGGAGGCATCACTTCCTTGGTGGTCAGAAGGTCTCCGTTTTTCAGCAGGGCGCTGTCCCGTCCGACCGGAACGATCTCCACCAGCTTGTCGCCCAGCAATCCCAGGCTGCTGATCCTAGCGATGGATCCCTTCCTGATCTTGGGCTGCCAACTTTTTTCTATCCGCAGGTTTACTTCCACCCTTGGTTTTCCCGTCGTCTCCACCAGGTCGATGCTGTTTACCACGCCCACCTGAAAGCCCGAGACCCTGACCGGAGCGCCTTTCTGCAGGCCGCCGACATCATCGAATTGCGCTTTTAGATAATACCTTTGCTTAAGCAAACCCTGGCGCTCGCCCACCGAAAATATGGTTATCAAGGCAATGATCAACCCGCCGGTGATCAGGGCCCCCACCTTCAGCTCGTGTGATATTCTACTGCCTGCCATCGCTTATTATCCCTCCTTTTATAAAATCCTGAACGAATTTCAATTTGGAACCCTTGATCTCTGCGGCGCTTCCGGTCAACAGTATCTCGCCGTCCTTGATTACCACGAACCGGTCGGCTACCTGAAAGGCGTTGGCTATCTCATGAGTGACCACGATTGACGACACCTTTCGTTCCGCCTGAAGCTTGCGGATAAGTTGGTTTATCTTTCTTGATGTCAGAGGATCCAGCCCGGTGGTGGGCTCGTCGTAGAACATATAGACGGGATCCAGGGCCATGGCCCTGGCCAGGGCCACCCGTTTCTTCATTCCGCCGGAAAGCTCGGAGGGCATAAGCAGTTCGGTCCCGGACAACTCCACAAATTCCAGGCATTCGGCCACCTTGGCCCTAATCTTCTCTTCGGAGAAATTGGTATGCTCTCTGAGCGCATAGGCCACGTTCTCTCCGACATTAAACGAATCGAACAACGCCGCCCCCTGGAACAGCATCCCCATCCGCTTGCGCACCGGCATCATCTGCTCCTCCCGGTAACGGCTTGTGTCATTGCCATCAATGAGAATAGTGCCTTCGTCCTGCATAAGTAGACGCAGGAGGATCTTAAGCAGCACGCTTTTGCCGCAGCCCGAACGTCCCAATATCACTATGGTTTCACCGTCATTAAGGGAAAGGCTGACGCCTTTCAGCACCTGCTTCCCTTCGAAGGATTTATGTATATCGATTAACTCTATCATAAGCCCTGATCCATATCATATTCCCAGCAGGAATAAAAGTTTGGTTATAACCGCGTCCAAAAGGAATATCAGCACCGACGACACCACCACCGTCCTGGTCACGGCCTCCCCCACCCCCTTGGTTCCGCCCTTGGTGTTTAACCCGTAATAGCAGGCCACAATGGAAATCATGGCCCCGAAAACCAGCGGTTTTATCATTCCGCTGAATATATCGTTAAACACCAGGGAGTTTATCACCGAGCTTTTATAGAACGATGCCGTCAGGCCTAGGTTAAGCACTCCCACCAACATACCCCCTAAAATGCCAGTCAAGTCCCCGAAGACCACCAGCACCGGCAACATCAGGGTGGAAGCGATGACTCTGGTCATCACCAGCTTCCTTAAGGGGTCGGTGGCCAGGGCCCTCATGGCGTCTATCTGCTCCGAGACCTTCATGGCTCCCAGCTCGGCGGTGATACCAGCCCCCACCCGCCCGGCAAAGACCATGGCTATCAAAACCGGCCCCAGTTCCCGCACCAGGGATACCGCCACAATGCCGCCCACATAGATCTTGGCGCCGAACCGCATCATGGCGTAGCCGGTCTGAAAGGCCAGCACGAAGCCGGTAAAGAAGCCCACCAGCATCACGATCACCAGCGAGTCCACACCGATCCGGTCCATCTGCTCCCAAATGATCTTGGGATAATAGGGAGGTCGCAAAAACCTCCTCATCACCTCCCACTGAAAAGTGAAGAACCGGTATATCTCCCAAAGGACGCCGCTTATTTTACTGGTGATGTATCTGTTCATTAACCTTACCGTTCATTTATTGACTGACTGGTCAGTCGGATTATATCAATATGGATCGGCTTTGTCAATATGTCTGCAAATAAATAAAACGCCCGGACAACCATCCGGGCGTTTGGAAGTCTAACCGCTTATTCCAAGAAAAGGCTCAAAGAGGCCA
Coding sequences within:
- a CDS encoding TolC family protein, which translates into the protein MGKVIAIVLLLASVARAENLSLNQAIDIALKQNAGLKMVEYRVSAAEGQLMTARGYLVPQLSASGSIMRMNSLMDMKPGPTYYLPVLDSGTHASTDYIVSMSSGVISSDKIGNTYTGKLSASWPVYTGGKIWQGYQISRLNHQRAEESYDSARAGVIYTVKQAYYGLLLAQSAYDVTREAVSSIEKHVTRVQALYQKGMVSRYDLLRAEVQLSNMQPQLIRMQNAVELSRQSFNMVLNQELSAPVILSDSMNYHPVEVDSALLVKQALHARPEYKSILIRQRMVEKAKLISYASYQPTVALFADYSYSKGSGFSGSDEWQKNWDVGVSASWPLFDGGSGLGKIKEAKANAQQLSVAKEMVEDWIKLEVSANYLTLKTNQKAIFSQGRSVEQAQEALKIAQARYENGQATNLDVLD
- a CDS encoding TetR/AcrR family transcriptional regulator, which produces MIEHTLEKMPRKEREKLARRSEILKAARRIFAEKGLHETTLDEIAVKAELAKGTIYGHFENKDDLFFSVLEEAIGNLENVVQKTCQSDLPPPIKISELVKNMLCLFEENVDLMQLMTRNQPGVLMHQMQEKMQKNFKNLIKLVSGVLQDGIRQGLFGKIDTEKAAAAFFNLIHGNAMSSFWHQRKVNNKEDLKFLTNLYLNGISNCALKGKK
- a CDS encoding MCE family protein; translated protein: MAGSRISHELKVGALITGGLIIALITIFSVGERQGLLKQRYYLKAQFDDVGGLQKGAPVRVSGFQVGVVNSIDLVETTGKPRVEVNLRIEKSWQPKIRKGSIARISSLGLLGDKLVEIVPVGRDSALLKNGDLLTTKEVMPPEEILARVAEISDTLMSTAYSLNAIMKKVEKGTGTLGKMIDDPRLYTNLDSVLVTLNHLMLAIKSGQGSLAMLIKDPALYKNLNQTLANVNVISDSLRRGQGSLGKLLREPGIYNTLDSTSRRLDVILSRVERGEGTLGKLSKDEEMYKKLKESSDELNQLIKDMKNNPKKYLGISIF
- a CDS encoding ATP-binding cassette domain-containing protein; protein product: MIELIDIHKSFEGKQVLKGVSLSLNDGETIVILGRSGCGKSVLLKILLRLLMQDEGTILIDGNDTSRYREEQMMPVRKRMGMLFQGAALFDSFNVGENVAYALREHTNFSEEKIRAKVAECLEFVELSGTELLMPSELSGGMKKRVALARAMALDPVYMFYDEPTTGLDPLTSRKINQLIRKLQAERKVSSIVVTHEIANAFQVADRFVVIKDGEILLTGSAAEIKGSKLKFVQDFIKGGIISDGRQ
- a CDS encoding ABC transporter permease yields the protein MNRYITSKISGVLWEIYRFFTFQWEVMRRFLRPPYYPKIIWEQMDRIGVDSLVIVMLVGFFTGFVLAFQTGYAMMRFGAKIYVGGIVAVSLVRELGPVLIAMVFAGRVGAGITAELGAMKVSEQIDAMRALATDPLRKLVMTRVIASTLMLPVLVVFGDLTGILGGMLVGVLNLGLTASFYKSSVINSLVFNDIFSGMIKPLVFGAMISIVACYYGLNTKGGTKGVGEAVTRTVVVSSVLIFLLDAVITKLLFLLGI